GATTACATTTCTTGGGTTGTCACTCTCATTGAGGTCATATGGCGAGTGAGTTTTCTTAGTTCCTTTTGCTGAAGCCTCTGGTATCATAGTTCTTTTTGTGTTTGTCGGTATCAGAGTAGGCCCTGCTACTCTGATACCATGTAGACAATAAGTTATTTCAACTTGCTTTTCCATTAGTCAtgaacacatatatatacatcttTTATATGAAACTATATCAAATCTTTCCTatcttaataataaatatacacGAGAGTACTCTTTGAGTACTGTATCTATACATAATTatagaaatattattgatacaTCTTTTGATACTAGAGTTTAGGAGTTAATTTGGGAtagagtattttttttttttactttattaggTCAATTTTAGAGTCTATTGTTTACATTATTCACAACAATTATGATCTACCTAAAAAAACTCTAATTAAAAATGactatttattttaactaatatgGGTCGAGTTTAATCATTCAACTTTTCTTTTATACGAGTATAAGACTTTTCTAAGCAAAATTATTGTAACCCAACTGAagtatttattttgaattacGTAGACCACCATTTCAAAGTCATGTTTACATTTTTCATACAATGAAAATGATCTATCTTTCTAAAGAACGgatataattttctttttcacacGCACTCCAACAATCCAATTCAATTTTGTCTCTTCGTTAAATTATTGGTCACATACATATTAAGATTATATTTATCCATTTGTACAACTCACTAAAATTAATCTGATCATGTTAAGCATTATATTACATCATGCAAAATTTCTTAGCATAAGAGTGCCCGTATCAGCCAGCATGAAAATAAGCCACAAATAACAAATTTACTCACATCATTTTTATTTGCCATATGATTCAGTTTTTTCTTACtcaacaaattataaaaaagtgTTACTTTGTTAATGTTTAAATATTTTACACGTCATGGAgacaaaatttaataatatttatttgatttgtgTTTTCGTAAATTatgtattaataaaaataaaaaataaaattatttttttcttgtttagaTTTATTTAAATACAACTGCTCTATGTCCacgttttttattttattattgatttatattatatttttaaaataaatttaaaaataatatattattaatttttagttatttctgaaaaactatttaaaatactatatataattaaaaagaaaacatTAAAAATGATCCGTCTGTATGAAATGTAAAATTTGATTTATGGGATACATGCAACTCTCGTTTACTATCTTACCTTAAGGATTGGACAAGAATATATATGAagcatattattattattattattattattattattattattattattattattattattattattattattataatgcTTTAATTTAATAGTGATGACcgaataaatattaaatatatgtgtTACTTCATTTAAGAATAGTTATTGATAGGTTTATCTAACGTATATCTTTAACGTATATGTTAGGTTATTCTTAGTAAAAAATCTAAAcattttactttaaaaaattacataataaatatattaaaaattaatttttataagttttttataaaaaaattaaattaataacctTAATTTATACTCTTAAATACATATTagttaatttctatttttattaattttgacatgaattttataataatttttgaatagtcataattttaattacatgGATTAAACAATTGAGTCAATTTAACTTAATTTACAAAATTCAATTATGTTATacgtataaaaaaattagtcatCGTATTAAAAGATACATATTTAGCAATTCataattctttttattatgctattataaaatatttttattatttgtttttttatatatttaattattctattataataaatttgattattttaataattaattatttaattaaaaatataaaataatatacataaatatatataaatatattataataatttaatacgTAACTAATTTTTACTATATATGTAATATTTTGAATTACTTTGGGGGATAAGTTAAGGTTTACACAATATTTATAAAGGCTAAATTGATCTTATTTTTAACGGTCTCATTAAATATTTAAGTGTTTTTATCAATTAAGTTATTCTTTACACATTTTTTTTCATCgtcatttttttattgttgttgtgttttgttttatttttctcccTGCTTTTTGTAGTGGTTAttgcaatattttttatttttttttatgtttgatttttttctgttctttattcttgtttttattcatattaagaggatgaaacaagaagaagaagcaaacgaggaaaaattttaaattatgcataatttattagaaaaatagTATCGAAATCTTTTAACCGTGACACATATTCTTATTAGGAGGATAGAAAAAGATGAATTATAAGAATgtgaaataaaaagaagaaaatgaagaaaaagataataatgatgaagaaatagaagaggaggaggagagagagttttgaattgtgcagaatttatcaaaaaaaattatcaaaatattttcattgtAACACATAAAATTTCTtaattaacacaaaaaattttttaatttagatatagAAATTTCTTAATCATAATATCATTTCCAACTAAATGAAGTGGTATTTATGTCTTTTTTTTAGTTCTGAACCAcacttaaatatattttattggtTGACTGGgttaaaattttagatttatagttccttatttaaagatttattgtgtcttttataaaaaatttctgtgttatttttaactaaatgatgtatttttgttattattgaattaattatataGTATTGAACTAATATATATAAGATTTGACTATTTCTGTATCATTTATAACAATTTAATATAtctattaaatttaaaatatatttaaatatattttattggtTGAGTGAGTTAAGATTATAAACTTATGATCTTTTGAAGATTTTTTGTGTTAATCACCACTAAATAATGTGTTTTGTTATTAAACTAATTttgtaatatttaattaaagaaaaagaaaataatgatAACAAAAATGACGACTATGATAACCAAGAATAtgaggagaaaaacaaaagaaaaaaatcaaataaaataaaaaaagaaaagaagatagtGACAATAACGATAATAGAAATGACGACAATGATAattaagaagaaagagaaaaaaaccgACAACGGTCTACGAAtggtgtaaatttttttttaaattaatgacGGTAGGAATTATGATTCTAATCACCCAATACTGTTACAAATTGTGCATGCAAACAGAACTGCCTCATCTTTTTCATTATCTCACTCAAAGCGTTAATTTCACATTTACCAGCCTTTCCAAGAATTATAAACACCGTACAATTTTCATCTTGATAATGCCTACTTTATCCCTATCACTCTTatgaattatttatttgaatacAATTTCCCTAAACTAAGCCTATTTGACTGAAGTTGGTTCCTTCTAAAGTAAGCTTATTTTGCTGATGTTAGATTTCTAACACCGCCATTCCACAACCTTTGTGAATATCTATATATACACATATAACCTTCACAAGTTGTAACAACATAATATCAATTACTCTTATTTAGTCTTCTGTACACATATTTTTCACACttcacttaatttcttttataaaataatcATCATGGTGCTGATTCAAGAAGAAATGGATCTGCCCTATGTTCAATTATCTGATACAGAAGACGAGAAAATTGATGCTACCGCagcagcagcagaagatgaAACTATAGATTATGAGGATCTGAAGAAGCGCATATGGAAAGACCGTATCCTTCTccagaagatgaagaaaaaacTTAACATGGACGAATCCGACAACAAAAAAGCCAAGCAAGAAACGTCTAGGAAAAAAAAGATGTCTAGGGCACAAGACTCCGTCCTCAAATACATGGTGAAGATTATGGAGGTTTGCAAAGCTCGTGGATTCGTCTTTGGAATCGTCCCTGAAGATGGTATAGAATTACACCCTTCTTTCTTTGAAAATAAGAGTTTCTTTttcatgttatttttttaattaaaaatcaactGTGCATAGttaaaaagtttaatttaaaaGGAGGAATAATAACGTacgtaaaattatttttatgtaaaattataataatttaattaaatctattaaattatctaaaaatttttaatcatgaaataaattgtatttgagtttttatctaataaataatacaaaaacaattttatttttctatgttCTTACTAAAAACAGTTTTTATTCCTGTCACACTTCAGCCTTCATCATACTTTTCCTTTAATTATAATTCATAGGAAAGCCAATTACTGCTAGCTCGGATAGTTTGCGAGAATGGTGGAAAGAAGATATTAGATTTGAACAAACTGCCCCTAAAGCAATTGCAAAGTATTTGCCGTTGCTTGAAAAGGGAGAGTTAGATGCGTCGTCAAGCATACACCTTCTCCAAGATCTTCAAGACGCAACACTAGGATCTCTCCTTTCAGCACTGATGCAACACTGTATGCCGCCACAGAGGAGGTATCCTTTGGAGAAAGGCGTGGCCCCGCCGTGGTGGCCTAATGGGTCAGAGGCATGGTGGGGCGATCAGGGTTTTTTGGCTCAAGAACACGGGCCACCACCGTATAAGAAACCCCATgatttgaagaaggcatggaaGGTTTCGGTATTGGCTTCAGTTATAAAGCACATGTCCCCTGACTTAGAGAAATTGAAAAGGCTCGTAACTCAATCAAAGACCTTGCAAGATAAGATGACTGCCAAAGATAACGCTACTTGGTCAAAAGTTGTCAGCCAAGAAGAAGCTTTGTTGAGACTTACCAACAAGTGTCTTAAGATTTTCCCTTCTTCGTTCAACGACGAGGAGAATAATAAGGAAGACGGGGAGGGAGAAATCGAAGTCTTTGAGTTATCCCCAATAAACTCTATTAATAATTCTCTTGATCATGTTTTGTTTGGTGGTGGTGGCAGTAGCAGCAACGGAGGCAGTGAAAAAAGAAAGTGTGATTTTGATAGtaataataatggtaacaacaacaataatggtaaTAGCTTTGTGGACAAACCAATATATACATGCCAGAACGTGGATTGTCCACAAAGCGATTTGTCTATGGGATTTAGAGACAAGAATTCAAGGATGGACCACGAGTCGATGTGTGCCTTTCGCCGTGCCACTCTTGATCATCAGGGGAGTAATAGCAGCAATGAGAATTTAAAGGCTTTCCATGATTACCTGCCGAGTGAGGAGAGGATGACAAGTGTTGGAGATTGGATGAACATGGAGGTAGCTAAGGCcaataacaacaataacaataataataattttggtGACACTGATTTTGGTGATATTGATATTATGAATGGAATGGAAGAGATTGCGGGTGAAGCTTTTGGGGAGGACAAATTAGGGTTGTGGCTGAATGACATTGAAGATTGTGAGTTGCTTGCGGCATTGGAGATGGTTAAAGCAAATAGCGCCATGAATTCCACTCATCAAAATAATAATCCACCATTAATAAAGCAGCATGATCGTATTTTCCCACATGGCGGCCATCTTCTTGACGAAGAAGCAACTACTTCATCACTTTGGGACTATACTACTACTACTTTGTTTAAGAACAACAAcatttgataattaattttatatgtttACAAATATTGTAgtttttatgtattattaattaattattagccTTCTCTACTATCACATTATCATACACAATTTGCTCACATATGATTCTGATTAGATTGATTAATTACCTGATGTGAGTTATCTATAGTTATAGCATTCAAAAAATGTTTCTGTTATATGTAATATTGattttcttgaataaaatgatattttattatGAATATGATTTGT
This sequence is a window from Arachis stenosperma cultivar V10309 chromosome 10, arast.V10309.gnm1.PFL2, whole genome shotgun sequence. Protein-coding genes within it:
- the LOC130956801 gene encoding putative ETHYLENE INSENSITIVE 3-like 4 protein — translated: MKKKLNMDESDNKKAKQETSRKKKMSRAQDSVLKYMVKIMEVCKARGFVFGIVPEDGKPITASSDSLREWWKEDIRFEQTAPKAIAKYLPLLEKGELDASSSIHLLQDLQDATLGSLLSALMQHCMPPQRRYPLEKGVAPPWWPNGSEAWWGDQGFLAQEHGPPPYKKPHDLKKAWKVSVLASVIKHMSPDLEKLKRLVTQSKTLQDKMTAKDNATWSKVVSQEEALLRLTNKCLKIFPSSFNDEENNKEDGEGEIEVFDSNGGSEKRKCDFDSNNNGNNNNNGNSFVDKPIYTCQNVDCPQSDLSMGFRDKNSRMDHESMCAFRRATLDHQGSNSSNENLKAFHDYLPSEERMTSVGDWMNMEVAKANNNNNNNNNFGDTDFGDIDIMNGMEEIAGEAFGEDKLGLWLNDIEDCELLAALEMVKANSAMNSTHQNNNPPLIKQHDRIFPHGGHLLDEEATTSSLWDYTTTTLFKNNNI